The proteins below come from a single Saccharopolyspora sp. SCSIO 74807 genomic window:
- a CDS encoding ABC transporter ATP-binding protein, with translation MNVVETDELDISLGEQRLIAGMSFALPAGEVTALVGESGSGKTTAGLALLGEHPPGARVAGRIEVAGRTVEPGKPPDPGAVGYIPQHPSAALNPVRRVGSVLREIARRHLGEVPRAERKSLVRDKVRDALRKAQLPEGETLLNRYPHQLSGGQQQRIVLAQALVCDPRVVVADEPTTGQDALTRAQIVDELRGLTHQGIAVLLLTHDLDVVRGLAHRVLVLRAGSVVESGPARDVLASPQQEYTRLLVESQPDSRVPVQAEPADDAAPVLAVRELSAVHRARGKTVEALHEVSVDVRPGERVAVVGRSGSGKTTLARCLAGLHPHRGGEVRLDGELLAARLRRRTRRQLAGIQYVFQDARASFNEFVPIIDQVARTAERLQGTDRARAGTEAAGWLRRVGLDDAITTRHPESLSGGELQRAALVRALLAEPRLLICDEITSGLDTVTQADILALLRELQDDARCALMIITHDLGVVTDLAERVLIVEDGRIVEQGSTAEVLRSPQHSLTAALVEAAANQVASA, from the coding sequence GTGAACGTCGTCGAGACCGACGAACTGGACATCTCGCTCGGAGAGCAGCGATTGATCGCGGGGATGTCGTTCGCGTTGCCCGCCGGCGAGGTGACCGCGCTGGTCGGGGAGTCCGGAAGCGGCAAGACCACTGCCGGGCTCGCCTTGCTCGGCGAGCATCCGCCGGGAGCTCGCGTCGCGGGCAGGATCGAAGTGGCCGGCCGAACCGTCGAACCGGGCAAACCGCCGGATCCAGGCGCGGTCGGCTACATCCCGCAGCATCCGTCCGCGGCCCTCAACCCGGTGCGGCGGGTCGGGTCCGTGCTGCGCGAGATCGCGCGTCGGCATCTCGGCGAGGTGCCACGCGCCGAGCGCAAAAGCTTGGTGCGCGACAAGGTCCGTGATGCGTTGCGAAAGGCGCAGCTGCCCGAAGGCGAAACGCTGCTGAATCGCTACCCGCACCAGCTTTCCGGCGGTCAGCAGCAGCGCATCGTGCTCGCCCAGGCGCTGGTCTGCGATCCGCGCGTGGTGGTGGCCGACGAGCCGACCACCGGTCAGGACGCGCTCACCCGCGCGCAGATCGTCGACGAGTTGCGCGGGTTGACCCACCAAGGCATCGCGGTGCTGCTGCTGACCCACGACCTCGACGTCGTACGCGGACTCGCGCATCGCGTCCTGGTCCTGCGCGCCGGCTCCGTCGTGGAATCCGGCCCTGCCCGGGACGTGCTCGCATCTCCGCAGCAGGAGTACACGCGGCTGCTGGTCGAATCCCAGCCCGATTCGCGCGTTCCAGTCCAGGCCGAACCGGCGGACGATGCAGCACCGGTACTCGCGGTGCGCGAGTTGTCCGCCGTGCACCGCGCGCGAGGGAAGACCGTTGAGGCGCTGCACGAGGTTTCGGTCGATGTCCGGCCCGGTGAGCGGGTGGCGGTCGTCGGCCGCTCCGGTAGCGGTAAGACCACGCTGGCCCGCTGCCTCGCCGGCCTGCACCCGCACCGCGGTGGCGAAGTCCGGTTGGACGGCGAATTGCTGGCGGCACGGCTGCGCCGGCGGACCCGTCGGCAGCTGGCCGGTATCCAGTACGTGTTCCAGGACGCGCGAGCCTCGTTCAACGAGTTCGTACCGATCATCGACCAGGTCGCACGCACCGCGGAACGGTTGCAGGGCACCGACCGGGCTCGGGCTGGGACGGAGGCCGCCGGGTGGCTGCGGCGAGTGGGACTGGACGACGCGATCACCACCCGGCATCCCGAGTCGCTGTCCGGCGGTGAGTTGCAGCGCGCCGCGCTGGTGCGCGCCCTGCTGGCCGAGCCCCGGTTGCTGATCTGCGACGAGATCACCTCCGGGCTGGACACGGTGACCCAGGCGGACATCCTCGCCCTGCTGCGCGAGCTGCAGGACGATGCGCGGTGCGCGCTGATGATCATCACGCACGACCTGGGTGTCGTCACGGACCTCGCGGAGCGGGTGCTCATCGTCGAGGACGGGCGGATCGTCGAGCAGGGCAGCACGGCGGAAGTGCTGCGCTCGCCGCAGCACTCGTTGACGGCTGCGCTGGTCGAAGCGGCGGCGAACCAGGTCGCCTCGGCCTAG
- a CDS encoding ABC transporter permease — protein MRRLLLPGLLIAIPVLMALFGPLFATDATAKDVAFSSGPGHPFGTDFVGRDVWDEVLLGGRSVVLVAVAATACTYLVAVPFGVLAGMTRNRLVDEVLMRPWDVVLAIPSMLLLLLLASTAPNVLWVLVVIVTVINLPDVIRISRASALSLSARPAVEAMRLQGESRLRIGLGYVARAMLRTLAADLGTRFTGAIYLVASASFLGVGVSPQASDWAAMVDRNRTGLFLQPWAVVLPALLIVALSVGVNLTFDQWLRKRERGVRK, from the coding sequence ATGAGACGTCTGTTGCTCCCCGGCCTGCTCATCGCGATTCCGGTGCTGATGGCCCTGTTCGGGCCGCTGTTCGCCACGGACGCCACGGCCAAGGACGTCGCGTTCAGCAGCGGCCCGGGCCATCCGTTCGGCACGGATTTCGTGGGTCGCGATGTCTGGGACGAGGTCCTGCTCGGCGGCCGGTCGGTGGTACTGGTCGCGGTGGCCGCCACCGCCTGCACGTACCTGGTGGCGGTTCCGTTCGGCGTGCTGGCCGGCATGACCCGGAACCGGCTGGTCGATGAGGTCCTGATGCGTCCTTGGGACGTCGTGCTGGCGATCCCGTCCATGCTGCTGCTCCTTCTGCTGGCGTCAACGGCGCCGAACGTGCTGTGGGTGCTGGTGGTGATCGTCACCGTGATCAACCTTCCGGACGTCATCCGGATCTCACGCGCCTCGGCGCTTTCGCTGTCCGCGCGTCCGGCGGTCGAAGCGATGCGCTTGCAGGGCGAAAGCCGCCTGCGCATCGGACTGGGCTACGTGGCGAGAGCGATGCTGCGTACCCTCGCGGCGGACTTGGGGACCCGGTTCACCGGGGCGATCTACCTGGTCGCCTCGGCCAGCTTCCTCGGGGTGGGAGTCTCGCCGCAGGCCAGCGATTGGGCCGCGATGGTGGACCGCAATCGCACCGGGCTGTTCCTGCAGCCGTGGGCGGTGGTCCTGCCCGCCCTGCTCATCGTGGCATTGTCGGTGGGCGTGAACCTGACCTTCGACCAGTGGCTGCGGAAACGGGAACGCGGGGTGCGCAAGTGA
- a CDS encoding ABC transporter permease, with protein MAGLTVPRYIARRVLVGIVQVLLVMVLVFFLAEALPGDAAVTLAGDNPDPGIIALLRAQLGLDRPASVRLGDWLSSALQGDFGHSLAGPRAVVDIIGPAIGPTLLLAGSTLALIVPLSLGLGVLAANREGGVADRAITTTTLGFYSVPEFAMGILLVTVFAVQLRWLPPTAVGSTDLLSRPGVLVLPVLVLLLRPICSLSRLVRAGMVEAVHSGYVRQARRAGLSPIRVQLAHALPNAVVPAVQQLARTTDWLIGGVVVVEAIFVIPGLGTTLIDAVSARDLPVIQGLAVLFATVTVFVNLLADIVARLLAPAAEVSR; from the coding sequence GTGGCTGGGTTGACGGTTCCGCGCTACATCGCCCGCCGGGTCCTCGTCGGGATCGTGCAGGTCCTCCTCGTCATGGTGCTGGTGTTCTTCTTGGCCGAGGCGTTGCCGGGCGACGCGGCGGTCACCCTCGCCGGGGACAATCCGGACCCGGGCATCATCGCGCTGCTCCGTGCGCAACTGGGGCTCGATCGTCCGGCGTCGGTCCGGCTCGGTGACTGGCTTTCCTCGGCGCTGCAAGGAGACTTCGGCCATTCGCTGGCCGGTCCCCGCGCTGTCGTGGACATCATCGGTCCCGCCATCGGGCCGACCCTGCTGTTGGCGGGGAGCACGCTCGCCTTGATCGTGCCGTTGTCGCTCGGCCTGGGCGTGCTGGCCGCCAATCGCGAGGGAGGGGTGGCCGACCGCGCCATCACCACCACGACGCTGGGCTTCTACTCGGTGCCCGAATTCGCCATGGGGATCCTGCTGGTCACCGTGTTTGCGGTGCAGCTCCGTTGGTTGCCGCCCACCGCGGTCGGCAGCACGGACCTGTTGAGCCGTCCCGGCGTGCTCGTCCTACCGGTGCTGGTGTTGCTGCTGCGTCCGATCTGCTCGCTGAGCAGGCTCGTACGGGCCGGCATGGTGGAAGCGGTGCACTCCGGTTACGTCCGGCAGGCGCGCCGCGCCGGGCTCTCCCCGATTCGGGTGCAGCTCGCGCACGCGCTGCCGAACGCCGTGGTTCCCGCGGTGCAGCAGTTGGCAAGGACGACCGACTGGTTGATCGGCGGCGTCGTCGTGGTGGAGGCCATCTTCGTGATCCCGGGGCTCGGCACCACGTTGATCGATGCCGTCTCGGCACGCGATCTGCCGGTGATCCAAGGTCTCGCCGTGCTGTTCGCGACGGTGACGGTGTTTGTGAACCTGCTGGCCGACATCGTCGCCCGCCTCCTCGCCCCGGCTGCGGAGGTGAGCCGATGA
- a CDS encoding ABC transporter substrate-binding protein: MNDHKPATRPATATPEAAADSGPLGRGGLSRRGFFGLTAAAVTLGAASGCTAGGAAQEAGPPRPGGRLRAVFPGGGAEEVLDPHTTDLYAEVARAKALFDKLAEYGSDMSPQPRLAERWESSPDLTTWRVPLRQAVFHDGRPVRAADVLYSYARILRPDSTRRAKASLSVIDLPNSRALDDRTVEFRLKRPYAEFPNAMATLGAYIVPEGAEDFAAPIGSGPFRFTSFEPGRSFRAARNPDYWDGAPHLDELEILISNDEAARVNALLGGQADYAHDLTATTARSHEATGQVRIHRLPLSNFHALAMKVDRPPFDRPEVRQALCHLVDREEMVRSVLQGSGQVANDLYGKGYKYYADTLPQRVQDPDRAKSLLRKAGAENLTLQLLTSDVAPGLREAALAFADQAKKAGITVNVTLGNKDTYWSDIADNGALVSYRSGAMPIESHISQRLLSGSTTNNTKWRRPEFDALYQQAQSTSDESHRAELYGAMQRQLFDEGGFCWWGVSDWIVATAGRVGGVDDGAPANTLDWARFDRVWLG; this comes from the coding sequence ATGAACGACCACAAGCCCGCCACGAGACCTGCCACGGCGACGCCGGAAGCCGCCGCGGACTCGGGACCGCTGGGCCGCGGCGGCTTGAGCCGGCGCGGCTTCTTCGGCCTGACAGCGGCCGCAGTGACGCTGGGTGCGGCCTCCGGGTGCACCGCCGGTGGTGCGGCGCAGGAGGCCGGACCACCGCGCCCCGGCGGGCGGTTGCGCGCGGTGTTCCCCGGCGGCGGTGCCGAAGAAGTGCTGGACCCGCACACCACCGACCTGTACGCGGAGGTCGCCCGCGCCAAGGCGCTGTTCGACAAGCTCGCCGAGTACGGGTCGGACATGTCGCCGCAACCCAGGCTTGCCGAGCGGTGGGAGTCGAGCCCCGACCTGACGACCTGGCGGGTTCCGTTGCGGCAAGCGGTGTTCCACGACGGCAGGCCGGTGCGCGCAGCCGACGTGCTCTACAGCTATGCCCGCATCCTGCGGCCGGACAGCACCCGCCGGGCCAAGGCCAGCCTGTCGGTGATCGACCTGCCGAACAGCCGCGCGCTCGACGACCGCACCGTCGAATTCCGGCTGAAACGCCCGTACGCGGAGTTCCCGAACGCGATGGCGACGTTGGGCGCCTACATCGTTCCGGAAGGAGCGGAGGACTTCGCCGCCCCGATCGGCTCGGGACCGTTCCGGTTCACCTCCTTCGAGCCGGGGCGCAGCTTCCGCGCCGCCCGCAACCCGGACTACTGGGACGGCGCCCCGCACTTGGACGAGCTGGAGATCCTGATCAGCAACGACGAGGCGGCGCGGGTCAACGCGCTGCTGGGCGGCCAAGCCGACTACGCCCACGACCTCACCGCCACCACCGCGCGCAGCCATGAAGCGACCGGGCAGGTACGGATCCACCGGCTGCCGCTGAGCAACTTCCACGCCCTGGCGATGAAGGTCGACCGCCCGCCGTTCGACCGGCCCGAGGTCCGGCAGGCGTTGTGCCATCTCGTCGATCGCGAAGAGATGGTGCGCTCGGTGCTGCAAGGCAGCGGCCAGGTCGCCAACGACCTCTACGGCAAGGGTTACAAGTACTACGCGGACACCCTCCCGCAACGCGTCCAGGACCCCGACCGCGCGAAGTCCTTGCTGCGCAAGGCGGGAGCGGAAAACCTCACCCTGCAACTGCTCACCTCCGATGTGGCACCCGGCCTCCGCGAGGCGGCGCTGGCCTTCGCCGACCAGGCCAAGAAGGCCGGGATCACGGTCAACGTCACGTTGGGCAACAAGGACACCTACTGGTCGGACATCGCCGACAACGGCGCGCTGGTCAGCTACCGCTCGGGCGCCATGCCGATCGAGTCGCACATCTCGCAGCGCTTGTTGTCCGGCTCCACCACGAACAACACCAAGTGGCGGCGACCGGAGTTCGACGCGCTGTACCAGCAGGCGCAGTCCACTTCGGACGAGTCGCACCGCGCCGAGCTCTACGGGGCGATGCAGCGGCAGCTCTTCGACGAAGGCGGATTCTGCTGGTGGGGCGTGTCGGACTGGATCGTGGCCACCGCCGGTCGCGTCGGCGGCGTCGATGACGGCGCGCCGGCGAACACGCTGGACTGGGCTCGTTTCGACAGGGTGTGGCTGGGTTGA
- a CDS encoding class I SAM-dependent methyltransferase — protein MSHDANFLTDNPELYEAQFPDADRLAARFVLDMLGRFGGGRELLDVGCGTGRDAAYWTQHGYDVTGLDNSPRMVEHAAARCREASFIVADMREFDLGAVFDVVTCLDSAFLYCHSNAELDSFLDRCRRHLRPGGLLVAEMRNGTFFLGNTELLDGPRERTLSWEGVSYHSSTRLWIDHAEQLLRRERIWDWPGNPWPLTQRSAWRLLFPQELRHVLEHAGFEVLALFDEPGPRTEPAWQPGAELRDGLAGDRLHLIARTVP, from the coding sequence TTGTCGCACGACGCCAACTTCCTGACCGACAACCCCGAGCTCTACGAGGCGCAGTTCCCCGACGCAGACCGGCTCGCGGCGCGTTTCGTGCTGGACATGCTCGGCCGGTTCGGCGGCGGCCGCGAACTGCTCGACGTGGGGTGCGGCACCGGGCGCGACGCGGCCTACTGGACGCAGCACGGCTACGACGTCACCGGGCTGGACAACTCACCGCGCATGGTGGAGCACGCCGCAGCTCGGTGCCGCGAAGCCAGCTTCATCGTCGCGGACATGCGGGAGTTCGACCTCGGCGCGGTCTTCGACGTCGTCACCTGCCTCGACAGCGCTTTCCTGTACTGCCACAGCAATGCCGAATTGGACTCCTTCCTGGACCGCTGCCGCAGGCATCTGCGTCCCGGCGGGCTGCTGGTCGCGGAAATGCGCAACGGAACGTTTTTCCTTGGCAACACCGAACTTCTGGACGGCCCGCGCGAGCGCACCCTCAGCTGGGAAGGCGTGTCCTACCACTCCAGCACCCGGTTGTGGATCGACCACGCGGAACAGCTTCTGCGCCGCGAACGGATCTGGGACTGGCCCGGCAACCCGTGGCCGCTGACCCAGCGGTCGGCTTGGCGGCTGCTGTTCCCGCAGGAACTGCGGCACGTGCTGGAACACGCCGGTTTCGAGGTGCTCGCGCTGTTCGACGAGCCCGGCCCGCGCACCGAACCGGCTTGGCAGCCCGGTGCCGAACTCCGCGACGGCCTCGCCGGGGACCGGCTGCACCTCATCGCCCGCACCGTTCCGTGA